DNA sequence from the Carboxydothermus pertinax genome:
TAAGCTTCTCGGGGAGTGAGTTTTAACTTGCTTTGGCCCTGAAAAGGGTTTTTCGGAAGCATTATTCTTTGTTTTGTCCCCTTAAGCGAATCAATTACCTTTAAAAGCTTTTTTACCTCATTTTCCGTATTTCCCGGAGAAAGCATAAAAAGGACATAGCCCGGGCCGTAAGCTTCGGGAAATATTCCCTTTTTCATTAAAACATTTGCAATTTTTTCCCCGGACATCCCTAAGTCCTGGGCTTTAAGGGTTACCTTTAATGGTTCGGCTGAATATTTAGCCTGCAAAAAACCAATTCCCCGCTTTTTTAAACTTTCTTTAAACAACTGAGCCACTTCCACCGCTTTCTGCATAGCTCTTCTGCCAGACTGTAAAAGCATGTCCACTCCCCCCTCGGCTGCCGCCATTAGGGGGTAAGAAGGGCTCGTGGTCTGAACTAAGTTTAAAGCCCTCTTTACCTCAACTTTTTCATCCCAATAAACTACGGCTGCTAAAGGATTGGGAAAAGGCCCGGTTTTATGAAGGCTTACCGCAAAGCCATCAATGTTCTGAAAAAAATCTTTTCGCCAGAGGGGGATTAAACCGCCGTGGGCGGCATCTAAAAAGATTTTGGCAGTTTTTAATTCGGACAAGTCCCGGACCAAGCCGTGATAGTCGGGGTTTGTTAGAAAGTAGGCTTTAGCGTTTGTGTTTGGATTTTTATTTACCGGTAAACCGTATTCGTCATCCCAATCCGGGTAGATAAACTCCGGCAGAAGGTCTCCCAAAACCATCCCATGGTAAAGGGAGATATGAGACATCCGGTCCACCACTACTTTTTCTCCCGGTTTAAAAAAAGAAAGCATTAGGGCAAGAACCGCTGCCGTTGAACCGTTTACCGAAAGGTGGGCCCGGGGAAAGCCAAAATAACGGGCAATCTTCGCCTCAAGGTTTAGTAAAACACCTTCGGGCGTAAAAAGGTTATCAAGCCCTGGAAGTTCGGTGACATCGGCTGAAAAGTATTTTTCGCCCAAAAGATTTTTTACTTTCTTGGGCAGAAAACGGCCGTTTTTATGCCCGGGCATGTGAAAGGATACGGGTTTTTTATTAAGGTGTATTTTAAGCTTATTGATTAATTCTGCCATTTTGTCCCCTTTAAATTTTGCCTTTTATTAATAATTTTATCATAATTACTGGTATTTGAATAAAAAGTTTCGAAACCTTTTGACGATAAAAGAATAGACGGGATTGGCAGCAGTAAGGTGGGTTAATATTTTTTCACATTCCTGGCATAAAAATTTCCCCCCGAGGCGGATTCCCCTGTCTTTAGGTGCATGGCAGAAATTACAGTACATAAACATCACCCCTAATATTGTTGCCGAAAACCGCAAAAATTAAAGGTTACCTCTAAACTTGCGGCTTCATATTTTATTAAGAGAAATTAAAAGAGGTGACAAATATGGCAGGGATAAAGAAGCTTGAGCGAGGTTTAAAAGAAAAAATTTTAAGTTTAAAGCCAGGGGAAACAATAGAAGTTTTTGTTGTATTAAAAAATCCTGCCCTAAGGGGGCAGGAACGGGAAGAAATCATAAATGCTTTTGAAATGGAAGTCAACCGTAAAGTCCAGGAGCTGGGCATTAGAAGCAAAAACCTTAGACCCTACTGGCTTTTGCCGGGATTTGCCGCCGCCCTTGACCCGTCAACTATTGAAAAGCTTTTAGACGACCCCGAGGTGGAAAAAATCGCTCCAGCCCAGGAAAAGGTAAAAATCCCTGTTAATCGGCGGAAAATTTACCGCCCTACCCGGGCCCTATTTAAAGATGCACTATGGCAGTATAAACCGGTTAAAGCCTCGGCCCTTTGGGAAAAGGAGCTTTGGGGCAGTGGTGTAGTTGTTGGTCATTTAGATACGGGGGTTAATTCCAAACATCCAGAGCTTTTAGGAAAAATTAGCGGCTGGGCTCGGGTTGACCAGTACGGTAATGTTTCCCCGGAAAAGCCGGAAAATGCGTTTGATGATAACGGCCACGGAACTTTTACCGGAGGGCTAATTGCTGGTGGGAGTACAAAAAATCCGCTGGGACTTGCCCCTGAAGCCAAACTTATTTCGGTGAAAGTACTGGATAGATACGGTTCGGGAAGTTTAGAACAAATAATTGCCGGGCTTCAGTACATTGCTTCCAAAAAAGAAGTTAAAGTGGTTAACATGTCCTGGGGTGTGGACGGCTATTTTTCAATTTTAGAAAAACCGCTAAATAACGTACTCCTTTTAGGTATACTGCCGGTAGCAGCTATCGGTAATGATGGACCTGAGACCAGCTCAAGCCCAGCC
Encoded proteins:
- a CDS encoding aminotransferase class I/II-fold pyridoxal phosphate-dependent enzyme; translated protein: MAELINKLKIHLNKKPVSFHMPGHKNGRFLPKKVKNLLGEKYFSADVTELPGLDNLFTPEGVLLNLEAKIARYFGFPRAHLSVNGSTAAVLALMLSFFKPGEKVVVDRMSHISLYHGMVLGDLLPEFIYPDWDDEYGLPVNKNPNTNAKAYFLTNPDYHGLVRDLSELKTAKIFLDAAHGGLIPLWRKDFFQNIDGFAVSLHKTGPFPNPLAAVVYWDEKVEVKRALNLVQTTSPSYPLMAAAEGGVDMLLQSGRRAMQKAVEVAQLFKESLKKRGIGFLQAKYSAEPLKVTLKAQDLGMSGEKIANVLMKKGIFPEAYGPGYVLFMLSPGNTENEVKKLLKVIDSLKGTKQRIMLPKNPFQGQSKLKLTPREAYYAKEKWVELQDAAGKIARDGVTLYPPGAPVLYPGEEITREAVAYINYHLKLGLTVTGIKDGRIRVIR
- a CDS encoding sigma factor G inhibitor Gin, which codes for MFMYCNFCHAPKDRGIRLGGKFLCQECEKILTHLTAANPVYSFIVKRFRNFLFKYQ
- a CDS encoding S8 family peptidase, with the translated sequence MAGIKKLERGLKEKILSLKPGETIEVFVVLKNPALRGQEREEIINAFEMEVNRKVQELGIRSKNLRPYWLLPGFAAALDPSTIEKLLDDPEVEKIAPAQEKVKIPVNRRKIYRPTRALFKDALWQYKPVKASALWEKELWGSGVVVGHLDTGVNSKHPELLGKISGWARVDQYGNVSPEKPENAFDDNGHGTFTGGLIAGGSTKNPLGLAPEAKLISVKVLDRYGSGSLEQIIAGLQYIASKKEVKVVNMSWGVDGYFSILEKPLNNVLLLGILPVAAIGNDGPETSSSPANIPGVLSVGALDFYPRTLNYKYLYPAPFNDTQFVVPKSSLFRFPYYLKPDLLAPGVDVVSTGIKGYLIQSGSSAAAPIVTGLVAALSQKHKLLPQTMISLLKISATNAAKPNYGCGWGIPDAEKILSYLENAAFLEIVGKSAADRPLEARISMDVSGHYFGEVGYIHPLLGRLTFPVPANTSIKLTVQKPKGLPNTIEITTLGTVPIITV